The Rattus rattus isolate New Zealand chromosome 1, Rrattus_CSIRO_v1, whole genome shotgun sequence genome includes a region encoding these proteins:
- the Calcoco1 gene encoding calcium-binding and coiled-coil domain-containing protein 1, translated as MEESSLSRAPSRGGVSFLNVARTYIPNTKVECHYTLPPGTMPSASDWIGIFKVEAACVRDYHTFVWSSVPETTTDGSPTHASVQFQASYLPKPGAQLYQFRYVNRQGRVCGQSPPFQFREPRPMDELVTLEEADGGSDILLVVPKATVLQNQLDESQQERNDLMQLKLQLEDQVTELRSRVQELEAALATARQEHSELTEQYKGLSRSHGELSEERDILSQQQGEHVARILELEDDIQTMSDKVLMKEVELDRVRDMVKALTREQEKLLGQLKEFQADKEQSEAELQTVREENCRLNTELQEAKGRHEEQGAQVQRLKDKVAHMKDTLGQTQQKVAELEPLKEQLRGVQELAASSQQKAALLGEELASAAGARDRTIAELHRSRLEVAEVNGRLAELSLHMKEEKCQWSKERTGLLQSMEAEKDKILKLSAEILRLEKTVQEERSQSHMFKTELAREKDSSLVQLSESKRELTELRSALRVLQKEKEQLQTEKQELLEYMRKLEARLEKVADEKWNEDAATEDEEATAGLSCPAALTDSEDESPEDMRLPSYGLCERGNTSSSPPGPRESSSLVVINQPAPIAPQLSGPGEASSSDSEAEDEKSVLMAAVQSGGEEANLLLPELGSTFYDVASGFAVSSLSEASTGVPAIPAWKECPICKERFPAESDKDALEDHMDGHFFFSTQDPFTFE; from the exons ATGGAGGAGTCATCACTAAGCCGGGCACCATCCCGGGGTGGAGTCAGCTTCCTGAACGTGGCCCGGACCTACATCCCCAACACCAAGGTGGAATGTCACTACACTCTGCCTCCGGGCACCATGCCCAGTGCCAGCGACTGGATTGGCATTTTTAAG GTGGAAGCTGCCTGTGTTCGGGATTATCACACATTCGTGTGGTCTTCAGTGCCAGAAACTACAACGGATGGCTCCCCCACCCACGCCAGTGTCCAATTCCAAG CCAGCTACCTGCCCAAACCAGGAGCCCAACTCTACCAGTTCCGGTATGTGAACCGCCAGGGCCGGGTGTGTGGGCAGAGCCCCCCATTCCAGTTCCGAGAGCCAAGGCCCATGGATGAGCTGGTGACCCTGGAGGAGGCTGATGGAGGCTCTGACATCCTGTTGGTTGTCCCTAAGGCCACCGTGCTTCAG AACCAGCTGGATGAGAGCCAGCAGGAGCGGAATGACCTGATGCAGCTGAAGCTGCAGTTGGAGGATCAGGTGACAGAGCTGAGGAGCCGAGTGCAGGAGCTGGAAGCAGCTCTGGCCACGGCCAGACAGGAGCACTCAGAGCTCACCGAGCAATACAAG GGTCTCTCCCGGTCCCACGGGGAGCTCTCAGAAGAAAGAGACATCCTGAGCCAGCAACAGGGAGAGCATGTGGCCCGTATCCTGGAGTTAGAGGATGACATCCAGACCATGAGTGACAAAGTGCTGATGAAGGAGGTGGAGCTGGACAG GGTTAGAGACATGGTGAAGGCCCTGACACGGGAACAAGAGAAGCTCCTGGGGCAGCTGAAGGAATTCCAGGCAGACAAGGAGCAGAGTGAG gctGAGTTACAAACGGTGCGAGAGGAGAACTGCCGCTTAAATACAGAGCTGCAGGAGGCCAAGGGCCGGCACGAAGAGCAAGGTGCTCAGGTCCAGCGACTGAAGGACAAGGTGGCCCACATGAAGGACACCCTGGGCCAAACCCAGCAGAAAGTG GCCGAGCTGgagcctctgaaagagcagctccGAGGGGTCCAGGAACTTGCAGCCTCAAGCCAACAGAAAGCGGCCCTTCTTGGGGAGGAGTTGGCCAGTGCAGCAGGAGCTAGAGACCGAACCATAGCTGAGCTACACCGCAGCCGACTGGAGGTGGCTGAAGTCAATGGCCGACTGGCTGAGCTCAGCCTGCACATGAAGGAGGAAAAGTGCCAATGGAGCAAGGAGCGGACAGGGCTGCTGCAGAGCATGGAG GCTGAGAAGGATAAGATCCTGAAGCTAAGTGCAGAGATCCTCCGACTGGAGAAGACAGTGCAGGAGGAGAGGAGCCAGAGCCACATGTTCAAGACCGAGCTGGCCCGAGAAAAGGATTCCAGCCTG GTGCAGTTATCAGAGAGTAAGCGGGAGCTCACAGAGCTGCGGTCAGCCCTCCGAGTActtcagaaggagaaggagcagtTGCAGACAGAGAAACAG GAGCTGCTGGAGTACATGAGGAAACTGGAGGCCCGCCTGGAAAAGGTGGCGGATGAGAAGTGGAACGAAGACGCTGCCACAGAGGATGAGGAAGCCACTGCGGGGCTGA GCTGCCCTGCAGCTCTGACAGACTCGGAGGATGAGTCCCCAGAAGACATGAGGCTCCCCTCCTACGGCTTGTGTGAGCGTGGAAACACAAGCTCCTCTCCTCCTGGACCTCGGGAGTCTTCTTCTCTTGTTGTCATCAACCAGCCAGCACCCATTGCTCCCCAGCTCTCAGGGCCAGGGGAGGCCAGCAGCTCAGACTCA gaggctgaagatGAGAAGTCAGTCTTGATGGCAGCTGTGCAGAGTGGTGGTGAGGAAGCcaaccttctgcttcctgagctcGGCAGTACCTTCTATGATGTGGCCAG TGGCTTTGCAGTGAGTTCTCTGTCAGAGGCCAGCACTGGGGTCCCAGCCATCCCTGCCTGGAAGGAGTGTCCTATCTGTAAGGAGCGCTTCCCTGCTGAGAGTGACAAGGATGCCCTGGAGGACCACATGGATGGACATTTCTTTTTCAGCACCCAGGACCCTTTCACCTTTGAGTGA